Proteins co-encoded in one Medicago truncatula cultivar Jemalong A17 chromosome 8, MtrunA17r5.0-ANR, whole genome shotgun sequence genomic window:
- the LOC11443379 gene encoding 17.4 kDa class III heat shock protein — protein MTLFDMDLSSVVNNFLNHVHETPSRDHENHESRRRASSIPVDILDTPKEYIFFLDVPGLSKSEIQVTIEDENTLVIKSNGKRKRQDGEDEGCKYIRLERRAPQKLLRKFRLPENANVSAITAKCENGVLTVNVEKHTPPPKSKTVEVAIA, from the exons ATGACTTTGTTTGACATGGATTTGAGTAGTGTAGTGAACAATTTCTTGAATCATGTTCATGAAACTCCTTCAAGGGATCATGAGAATCATGAGAGCAGAAGAAGGGCTTCTAGTATCCCGGTGGACATTTTGGATACTCCTAAAgagtatatatttttcttggaTGTTCCTGGTCTCTCCAAGTCTGAAATTCAG GTGACAATTGAAGATGAGAACACACTTGTCATAAAGAGCAATGGAAAAAGAAAACGGCAAGATGGTGAGGATGAAGGCTGCAAGTACATTAGGCTGGAGAGGAGAGCACCTCAGAAACTGCTGAGGAAGTTCCGTTTGCCAGAGAATGCAAATGTGTCAGCAATCACAGCCAAATGTGAGAATGGTGTTCTAACTGTGAATGTTGAGAAGCACACTCCACCTCCAAAATCGAAAACAGTTGAAGTTGCTATTGCATAA